One window of the Triticum dicoccoides isolate Atlit2015 ecotype Zavitan chromosome 3B, WEW_v2.0, whole genome shotgun sequence genome contains the following:
- the LOC119276196 gene encoding FCS-Like Zinc finger 8-like isoform X1: MPSTASPIEICRFFFSSRGSRCRCEETKQSPEARTVVKQSDQMAAESSVPQTSSESAAHKMGFFRVPDLLVKLSTKCLIELDAVRSPTSPLDLKLFTGLATRSPRSSFLDAGAASQNQKILLGDRVGLGLVDSLSDENNPTPLGSRKVLLGSEMRITDNLTLKNSSTAPNQAGLLEQKDENMSDGLNGSIMSLDDIVNSEDYTCVVTRGPNPRTTHIFGDRVFEFQAEQLMPDEGGCEESLAPHLNGDTMSFCCFCGDKLKEGKDIYIYQGDKAFCSMECRENFMEDEMEGEPSIGHSDPSGPSFDNRCIFQLIQ; this comes from the exons ATGCCCTCAACGGCCTCTCCGATC GAGATTTGCCGGTTTTTTTTTTCTTCACGAGGGAGCCGCTGCCGCTgcgaggaaacaaaacaatctcctGAGGCAAGGACGGTTGTGAAGCAAAG TGATCAAATGGCAGCCGAGTCCTCTGTTCCACAAACTTCCTCTGAATCGGCTGCTCACAAGATGGGCTTCTTCAGAGTCCCTGATCTTCTCGTCAAACTGAGCACCAAATGTTTGATTGAGTTGGATGCCGTCCGCAGCCCAACATCCCCCTTAGACCTGAAATTGTTCACAGGCCTTGCTACCAGATCACCCAGATCGTCCTTCCTTGATGCCGGCGCAGCCAGCCAGAACCAAAAGATCTTGCTCGGGGACAGGGTTGGCCTTGGACTGGTGGATTCTCTCAGTGATGAAAACAACCCCACACCCTTGGGCAGCAGGAAGGTTCTCCTTGGATCTGAGATGAGGATTACTGACAACTTAACTCTCAAGAACAGCTCCACTGCTCCTAATCAAGCTGGCCTGCTTGAACAGAAAGATGAGAATATGAGTGATGGACTCAACGGTAGTATCATGTCCCTGGATGACATTGTCAATTCAGAGGATTACACCTGCGTTGTTACCCGTGGTCCAAACCCTAGAACTACCCACATTTTTGGAGACCGTGTTTTTGAGTTTCAAGCTGAGCAACTGATGCCTGATGAGGGTGGGTGTGAGGAGAGTTTGGCCCCTCATCTGAATGGGGATACCATGAGCTTCTGTTGTTTTTGCGGTGACAAGCTCAAAGAAGGGAAAGACATCTATATCTACCA GGGTGACAAAGCCTTCTGCAGCATGGAATGCCGGGAGAACTTCATGGAAGATGAGATGGAAGGTGAACCTTCGATAGGTCACTCTGATCCCAGCGGCCCTTCCTTTGACAATCGTTGCATTTTCCAACTGATCCAGTGA
- the LOC119276196 gene encoding FCS-Like Zinc finger 11-like isoform X2: MAAESSVPQTSSESAAHKMGFFRVPDLLVKLSTKCLIELDAVRSPTSPLDLKLFTGLATRSPRSSFLDAGAASQNQKILLGDRVGLGLVDSLSDENNPTPLGSRKVLLGSEMRITDNLTLKNSSTAPNQAGLLEQKDENMSDGLNGSIMSLDDIVNSEDYTCVVTRGPNPRTTHIFGDRVFEFQAEQLMPDEGGCEESLAPHLNGDTMSFCCFCGDKLKEGKDIYIYQGDKAFCSMECRENFMEDEMEGEPSIGHSDPSGPSFDNRCIFQLIQ; this comes from the exons ATGGCAGCCGAGTCCTCTGTTCCACAAACTTCCTCTGAATCGGCTGCTCACAAGATGGGCTTCTTCAGAGTCCCTGATCTTCTCGTCAAACTGAGCACCAAATGTTTGATTGAGTTGGATGCCGTCCGCAGCCCAACATCCCCCTTAGACCTGAAATTGTTCACAGGCCTTGCTACCAGATCACCCAGATCGTCCTTCCTTGATGCCGGCGCAGCCAGCCAGAACCAAAAGATCTTGCTCGGGGACAGGGTTGGCCTTGGACTGGTGGATTCTCTCAGTGATGAAAACAACCCCACACCCTTGGGCAGCAGGAAGGTTCTCCTTGGATCTGAGATGAGGATTACTGACAACTTAACTCTCAAGAACAGCTCCACTGCTCCTAATCAAGCTGGCCTGCTTGAACAGAAAGATGAGAATATGAGTGATGGACTCAACGGTAGTATCATGTCCCTGGATGACATTGTCAATTCAGAGGATTACACCTGCGTTGTTACCCGTGGTCCAAACCCTAGAACTACCCACATTTTTGGAGACCGTGTTTTTGAGTTTCAAGCTGAGCAACTGATGCCTGATGAGGGTGGGTGTGAGGAGAGTTTGGCCCCTCATCTGAATGGGGATACCATGAGCTTCTGTTGTTTTTGCGGTGACAAGCTCAAAGAAGGGAAAGACATCTATATCTACCA GGGTGACAAAGCCTTCTGCAGCATGGAATGCCGGGAGAACTTCATGGAAGATGAGATGGAAGGTGAACCTTCGATAGGTCACTCTGATCCCAGCGGCCCTTCCTTTGACAATCGTTGCATTTTCCAACTGATCCAGTGA